In a genomic window of Gambusia affinis linkage group LG04, SWU_Gaff_1.0, whole genome shotgun sequence:
- the march1 gene encoding uncharacterized protein march1 isoform X4, which yields MTVTGTAQAQKKKRRHRRKRSSCSTFDCVDLSGKQEQSDRSLSSDRSELGEKRERSFRNRKELPPRLRRSGAPQSDSSTEDEAGREARSWSKEKARRARRRSVSSRERDAAGGRGAGQDKGEAMELQSVDSDEEKENQPLVEDSGGLKKRHSTRGSAKSPVSRNQRSRSREGEKKGCRSRSSRDSSSLAEDGEQLITKRYQERGSGDGDMSVPTPQNHCRAGEGHGATAGPGSDDSELEVCRICHCEGDEDCPLITPCRCTGSLSFVHQSCLNQWIKSSDTRCCELCKFDFIMETRLKPLSKWEKLHMTKSERRKIFCSVLFHLIAIVCMLWSVYILVKRTTDEIRLGKNDELRRVSLLKYYSAQGVLEWPFWTKLIVVAIGFMGGLIFMYIQCKVYLQLWRRLKAFNRIITVQNCPEKNLHHPLRPGPAPCPTGSTELWRFPSLRLRLRLWLPLRFRTWTRTCPWRLRWRQTQTPSELSSCMPDLHALLCSERQAREQDVIQDSGGTFYSAAAITGL from the exons ATGACAGTCACCGGCACGGCCCAGgcccagaagaagaagagacgGCACCGCCGCAAGAGGAGCAGCTGCTCCACCTTCGACTGCGTGGACCTGAGCGGCAAACAGGAGCAGAGCGACCGCAGCCTCAGCTCCGACCGCAGCGAGCTGGGCGAGAAGCGGGAGCGCTCCTTCAGAAACCGCAAGGAGCTTCCTCCCCGCCTCAGGCGCTCTGGCGCGCCGCAGTCCGACTCCTCCACCGAGGATGAGGCTGGGCGGGAAGCCCGCAGCTGGAGCAAAGAGAAAGCCAGACGAGCGCGGCGCCGCAGCGTCAGCAGCCGAGAGAGGGACGCCGCAGGCGGCCGCGGAGCCGGGCAGGACAAGGGCGAGGCCATGGAGCTGCAGTCGGTGGACTCGGACGAGGAGAAGGAGAACCAGCCCCTGGTGGAGGACAGCGGCGGTCTCAAGAAGCGGCACAGCACCAGGGGCTCAGCGAAGAGCCCCGTCTCCCGGAACCAAAGGTCCCGAAGCAGAGAAGGGGAGAAGAAGGGCTGCCGGTCCCGGAGCTCCAGAGACAGCTCCTCGCTGGCGGAGGACGGCGAGCAACTGATCACCAAGAGATACCAGGAGAGGGGCTCAGGAGACGGGGACATGTCGGTGCCCACCCCCCAGAACCACTGCAGGGCCGGGGAGGGTCACGGGGCCACAGCCGGACCCGGTTCAGACGACTCTGAGCTGGAGGTCTGCAG GATCTGCCACTGTGAGGGGGACGAGGACTGTCCACTGATCACGCCCTGCCGCTGCACCGGCAGCCTGAGCTTCGTTCACCAGAGCTGCCTCAACCAGTGGATCAAGTCGTCCGACACGCGCTGCTGTGAGCTCTGCAAGTTTGACTTCATCATGGAAACCAGGCTCAAACCTCTGAGCAAG TGGGAGAAGCTGCACATGACGAAGAGCGAGAGGAGGAAGATCTTCTGTTCGGTTTTGTTTCACCTCATAGCTATAGTGTGTATGTTGTGGTCTGTCTACATTCTGGTCAAGAGAACCACGGACGAGATCCGACTGGGGAAGAACG ACGAGTTACGGAGAGTTTCTCTTCTCAAGTACTATTCAGCTCAGG GTGTGCTGGAGTGGCCCTTCTGGACCAAGCTGATTGTGGTGGCCATCGGCTTCATGGGCGGCCTCATCTTCATGTACATCCAGTGCAAAGTCTACCTGCAGCTGTGGCGCCGCCTCAAGGCCTTCAACCGCATCATCACGGTGCAGAACTGCCCGGAGAAGAACCTGCACCACCCCCTCAGGCCCGGCCCGGCGCCATGTCCAACGGGAAGCACGGAGCTGTGGAGGTTCCCATCGCTCCGGCTTCGGCTTCGGCTCTGGCTCCCGCTCCGGTTCAGGACATGGACTCGGACTTGTCCGTGGAGGCTGCGGTGGCGCCAGACCCAAACCCCGTCTGAGCTCTCCTCCTGCATGCCGGACCTGCATGCTCTGCTCTGTTCAGAGAGGCAGGCGAGAGAGCAAGACGTGATTCAAGACTCAGGTGGTACTTTCTACTCAGCTGCAGCGATAACTGGTCTTTGA
- the march1 gene encoding uncharacterized protein march1 isoform X1 produces MPVQQITVVPARETAGNGKSASRSKEKNEGRKAPGHSGSRSSNISKVSNTASRASTTPSAQDICSSGQPTRLDDISESRKPSKHKPNPSAMTVTGTAQAQKKKRRHRRKRSSCSTFDCVDLSGKQEQSDRSLSSDRSELGEKRERSFRNRKELPPRLRRSGAPQSDSSTEDEAGREARSWSKEKARRARRRSVSSRERDAAGGRGAGQDKGEAMELQSVDSDEEKENQPLVEDSGGLKKRHSTRGSAKSPVSRNQRSRSREGEKKGCRSRSSRDSSSLAEDGEQLITKRYQERGSGDGDMSVPTPQNHCRAGEGHGATAGPGSDDSELEVCRICHCEGDEDCPLITPCRCTGSLSFVHQSCLNQWIKSSDTRCCELCKFDFIMETRLKPLSKWEKLHMTKSERRKIFCSVLFHLIAIVCMLWSVYILVKRTTDEIRLGKNDELRRVSLLKYYSAQGVLEWPFWTKLIVVAIGFMGGLIFMYIQCKVYLQLWRRLKAFNRIITVQNCPEKNLHHPLRPGPAPCPTGSTELWRFPSLRLRLRLWLPLRFRTWTRTCPWRLRWRQTQTPSELSSCMPDLHALLCSERQAREQDVIQDSGGTFYSAAAITGL; encoded by the exons GGAAGGAAAGCTCCTGGGCACTCTGGCAGTCGGTCCAGCAACATTTCCAAG GTCAGCAACACAGCTTCAAGAGCATCAACGACCCCGTCTGCTCAGGACATCTGCAG CTCTGGCCAGCCGACCCGCTTAGATGATATTTCTGAGTCCCGCAAGCCCAGCAAGCACAAACCCAATCCCTCTGCCATGACAGTCACCGGCACGGCCCAGgcccagaagaagaagagacgGCACCGCCGCAAGAGGAGCAGCTGCTCCACCTTCGACTGCGTGGACCTGAGCGGCAAACAGGAGCAGAGCGACCGCAGCCTCAGCTCCGACCGCAGCGAGCTGGGCGAGAAGCGGGAGCGCTCCTTCAGAAACCGCAAGGAGCTTCCTCCCCGCCTCAGGCGCTCTGGCGCGCCGCAGTCCGACTCCTCCACCGAGGATGAGGCTGGGCGGGAAGCCCGCAGCTGGAGCAAAGAGAAAGCCAGACGAGCGCGGCGCCGCAGCGTCAGCAGCCGAGAGAGGGACGCCGCAGGCGGCCGCGGAGCCGGGCAGGACAAGGGCGAGGCCATGGAGCTGCAGTCGGTGGACTCGGACGAGGAGAAGGAGAACCAGCCCCTGGTGGAGGACAGCGGCGGTCTCAAGAAGCGGCACAGCACCAGGGGCTCAGCGAAGAGCCCCGTCTCCCGGAACCAAAGGTCCCGAAGCAGAGAAGGGGAGAAGAAGGGCTGCCGGTCCCGGAGCTCCAGAGACAGCTCCTCGCTGGCGGAGGACGGCGAGCAACTGATCACCAAGAGATACCAGGAGAGGGGCTCAGGAGACGGGGACATGTCGGTGCCCACCCCCCAGAACCACTGCAGGGCCGGGGAGGGTCACGGGGCCACAGCCGGACCCGGTTCAGACGACTCTGAGCTGGAGGTCTGCAG GATCTGCCACTGTGAGGGGGACGAGGACTGTCCACTGATCACGCCCTGCCGCTGCACCGGCAGCCTGAGCTTCGTTCACCAGAGCTGCCTCAACCAGTGGATCAAGTCGTCCGACACGCGCTGCTGTGAGCTCTGCAAGTTTGACTTCATCATGGAAACCAGGCTCAAACCTCTGAGCAAG TGGGAGAAGCTGCACATGACGAAGAGCGAGAGGAGGAAGATCTTCTGTTCGGTTTTGTTTCACCTCATAGCTATAGTGTGTATGTTGTGGTCTGTCTACATTCTGGTCAAGAGAACCACGGACGAGATCCGACTGGGGAAGAACG ACGAGTTACGGAGAGTTTCTCTTCTCAAGTACTATTCAGCTCAGG GTGTGCTGGAGTGGCCCTTCTGGACCAAGCTGATTGTGGTGGCCATCGGCTTCATGGGCGGCCTCATCTTCATGTACATCCAGTGCAAAGTCTACCTGCAGCTGTGGCGCCGCCTCAAGGCCTTCAACCGCATCATCACGGTGCAGAACTGCCCGGAGAAGAACCTGCACCACCCCCTCAGGCCCGGCCCGGCGCCATGTCCAACGGGAAGCACGGAGCTGTGGAGGTTCCCATCGCTCCGGCTTCGGCTTCGGCTCTGGCTCCCGCTCCGGTTCAGGACATGGACTCGGACTTGTCCGTGGAGGCTGCGGTGGCGCCAGACCCAAACCCCGTCTGAGCTCTCCTCCTGCATGCCGGACCTGCATGCTCTGCTCTGTTCAGAGAGGCAGGCGAGAGAGCAAGACGTGATTCAAGACTCAGGTGGTACTTTCTACTCAGCTGCAGCGATAACTGGTCTTTGA
- the tmem154 gene encoding transmembrane protein 154 isoform X1, with protein sequence MTAPRLKTPALFLLLLLLSALTWTAFCQENSSNQTKTNGSTTESQVSTATPPNIPENDDITANAAEPEDPERSGSNESDTSPEIVLMTDQSGTSDDETLDQSILIGAVVAGAIIGAIIIVGGVIWCRCSKNAGNQELTKEDPHLDGPSSEKVPMPMFEEDVPSVLELEMDELDQWMKKDS encoded by the exons ATGACGGCCCCCCGGCTGAAGACCCCGgctctgttcctgctgctgctgctgctcagtgcTCTGACCTGGACAG CATTTTGTCAAGAAAAttcatcaaatcaaacaaaaaccaatGGCAGTACAACAGAAAGTCAGGTTTCTACTGCAACTCCTCCAAATATTCCAG AGAATGATGACATCACCGCAAACGCAGCAGAACCGGAAG ATCCTGAACGATCTGGTTCAAATGAATCTG ATACTTCACCAGAAATTGTGCTTATGACTGATCAATCAGGAACTAGCGACGATGAAACTCTTGACCAATCCATCCTGATTGGTGCGGTTGTGGCGGGCGCAATCATTGGTGCCATCATTATTGTTGGCGGTGTCATCTGGTGCAGGTGCAGTAAAAACGCCGGGAACCAAG AGCTTACAAAAGAAGACCCACATTTAGACGGACCAAGTTCAGAGAAGGTTCCTAT gccAATGTTTGAAGAAGACGTGCCATCTGTGCTGGAGCTGGAAATGGACGAACTGGACCAGTGGATGAAGAAAGACA
- the march1 gene encoding uncharacterized protein march1 isoform X3: protein MVLFKGRKAPGHSGSRSSNISKVSNTASRASTTPSAQDICSSGQPTRLDDISESRKPSKHKPNPSAMTVTGTAQAQKKKRRHRRKRSSCSTFDCVDLSGKQEQSDRSLSSDRSELGEKRERSFRNRKELPPRLRRSGAPQSDSSTEDEAGREARSWSKEKARRARRRSVSSRERDAAGGRGAGQDKGEAMELQSVDSDEEKENQPLVEDSGGLKKRHSTRGSAKSPVSRNQRSRSREGEKKGCRSRSSRDSSSLAEDGEQLITKRYQERGSGDGDMSVPTPQNHCRAGEGHGATAGPGSDDSELEVCRICHCEGDEDCPLITPCRCTGSLSFVHQSCLNQWIKSSDTRCCELCKFDFIMETRLKPLSKWEKLHMTKSERRKIFCSVLFHLIAIVCMLWSVYILVKRTTDEIRLGKNDELRRVSLLKYYSAQGVLEWPFWTKLIVVAIGFMGGLIFMYIQCKVYLQLWRRLKAFNRIITVQNCPEKNLHHPLRPGPAPCPTGSTELWRFPSLRLRLRLWLPLRFRTWTRTCPWRLRWRQTQTPSELSSCMPDLHALLCSERQAREQDVIQDSGGTFYSAAAITGL from the exons ATGGTGTTGTTCAAG GGAAGGAAAGCTCCTGGGCACTCTGGCAGTCGGTCCAGCAACATTTCCAAG GTCAGCAACACAGCTTCAAGAGCATCAACGACCCCGTCTGCTCAGGACATCTGCAG CTCTGGCCAGCCGACCCGCTTAGATGATATTTCTGAGTCCCGCAAGCCCAGCAAGCACAAACCCAATCCCTCTGCCATGACAGTCACCGGCACGGCCCAGgcccagaagaagaagagacgGCACCGCCGCAAGAGGAGCAGCTGCTCCACCTTCGACTGCGTGGACCTGAGCGGCAAACAGGAGCAGAGCGACCGCAGCCTCAGCTCCGACCGCAGCGAGCTGGGCGAGAAGCGGGAGCGCTCCTTCAGAAACCGCAAGGAGCTTCCTCCCCGCCTCAGGCGCTCTGGCGCGCCGCAGTCCGACTCCTCCACCGAGGATGAGGCTGGGCGGGAAGCCCGCAGCTGGAGCAAAGAGAAAGCCAGACGAGCGCGGCGCCGCAGCGTCAGCAGCCGAGAGAGGGACGCCGCAGGCGGCCGCGGAGCCGGGCAGGACAAGGGCGAGGCCATGGAGCTGCAGTCGGTGGACTCGGACGAGGAGAAGGAGAACCAGCCCCTGGTGGAGGACAGCGGCGGTCTCAAGAAGCGGCACAGCACCAGGGGCTCAGCGAAGAGCCCCGTCTCCCGGAACCAAAGGTCCCGAAGCAGAGAAGGGGAGAAGAAGGGCTGCCGGTCCCGGAGCTCCAGAGACAGCTCCTCGCTGGCGGAGGACGGCGAGCAACTGATCACCAAGAGATACCAGGAGAGGGGCTCAGGAGACGGGGACATGTCGGTGCCCACCCCCCAGAACCACTGCAGGGCCGGGGAGGGTCACGGGGCCACAGCCGGACCCGGTTCAGACGACTCTGAGCTGGAGGTCTGCAG GATCTGCCACTGTGAGGGGGACGAGGACTGTCCACTGATCACGCCCTGCCGCTGCACCGGCAGCCTGAGCTTCGTTCACCAGAGCTGCCTCAACCAGTGGATCAAGTCGTCCGACACGCGCTGCTGTGAGCTCTGCAAGTTTGACTTCATCATGGAAACCAGGCTCAAACCTCTGAGCAAG TGGGAGAAGCTGCACATGACGAAGAGCGAGAGGAGGAAGATCTTCTGTTCGGTTTTGTTTCACCTCATAGCTATAGTGTGTATGTTGTGGTCTGTCTACATTCTGGTCAAGAGAACCACGGACGAGATCCGACTGGGGAAGAACG ACGAGTTACGGAGAGTTTCTCTTCTCAAGTACTATTCAGCTCAGG GTGTGCTGGAGTGGCCCTTCTGGACCAAGCTGATTGTGGTGGCCATCGGCTTCATGGGCGGCCTCATCTTCATGTACATCCAGTGCAAAGTCTACCTGCAGCTGTGGCGCCGCCTCAAGGCCTTCAACCGCATCATCACGGTGCAGAACTGCCCGGAGAAGAACCTGCACCACCCCCTCAGGCCCGGCCCGGCGCCATGTCCAACGGGAAGCACGGAGCTGTGGAGGTTCCCATCGCTCCGGCTTCGGCTTCGGCTCTGGCTCCCGCTCCGGTTCAGGACATGGACTCGGACTTGTCCGTGGAGGCTGCGGTGGCGCCAGACCCAAACCCCGTCTGAGCTCTCCTCCTGCATGCCGGACCTGCATGCTCTGCTCTGTTCAGAGAGGCAGGCGAGAGAGCAAGACGTGATTCAAGACTCAGGTGGTACTTTCTACTCAGCTGCAGCGATAACTGGTCTTTGA
- the tmem154 gene encoding transmembrane protein 154 isoform X2 — translation MTAPRLKTPALFLLLLLLSALTWTAFCQENSSNQTKTNGSTTESQVSTATPPNIPENDDITANAAEPEGTSDDETLDQSILIGAVVAGAIIGAIIIVGGVIWCRCSKNAGNQELTKEDPHLDGPSSEKVPMPMFEEDVPSVLELEMDELDQWMKKDS, via the exons ATGACGGCCCCCCGGCTGAAGACCCCGgctctgttcctgctgctgctgctgctcagtgcTCTGACCTGGACAG CATTTTGTCAAGAAAAttcatcaaatcaaacaaaaaccaatGGCAGTACAACAGAAAGTCAGGTTTCTACTGCAACTCCTCCAAATATTCCAG AGAATGATGACATCACCGCAAACGCAGCAGAACCGGAAG GAACTAGCGACGATGAAACTCTTGACCAATCCATCCTGATTGGTGCGGTTGTGGCGGGCGCAATCATTGGTGCCATCATTATTGTTGGCGGTGTCATCTGGTGCAGGTGCAGTAAAAACGCCGGGAACCAAG AGCTTACAAAAGAAGACCCACATTTAGACGGACCAAGTTCAGAGAAGGTTCCTAT gccAATGTTTGAAGAAGACGTGCCATCTGTGCTGGAGCTGGAAATGGACGAACTGGACCAGTGGATGAAGAAAGACA
- the tma16 gene encoding translation machinery-associated protein 16 — translation MKDHFRFLFICQHKLHARTLESEMPKAQKSKAADKVVHPFSRKAAYLNREEVRLKRKDRMKSEKATRLSNIGEKLLWFQSQLDPNKTSYTKRDACEVVERYLHRFDSELEQIELVNGIKGRQGRLHSAREAAIKQSVERERAQFDGSGLEIPDIINTKHLKLFRDWTGDLKKLPNIKMRKVSSKVLDTKAETEEKEEVEHDDDDEDADRADEDDEEEEMPESH, via the exons ATGAAGGACCATTTCCGTTTCCTGTTCATTTGTCAACACAAGCTCCACGCGCGTACTCTTGAGAGCGAGATG CCGAAGGCCCAGAAGAGCAAAGCTGCGGACAAAGTCGTCCATCCGTTCAGCAGGAAAGCCGCTTACCTGAACCGGGAGGAAGTCCGGCTGAAGCGGAAGGATAG GATGAAGAGTGAAAAAGCAACACGCCTGAGCAACATAG GTGAGAAGCTGCTGTGGTTTCAGAGTCAACTGGATCCTAACAAGACGAGTTACACCAAGAGAGATGCCTGTGAGGTTGTTGAAAG GTACCTCCACAGATTCGACTCGGAGCTCGAGCAGATCGAGTTGGTGAACGGGATCAAGGGTCGTCAGGGTCGTCTCCACAGCGCCAGAGAAGCGGCCATCAAACAGAGCGTAGAGCGAGAGCGGGCGCAGTTTGATGGCTCTGGGTTGG agatcCCAGACATCATCAACACCAAGCATCTGAAATTATTCAG agattGGACTGGAGATCTGAAGAAActtccaaacataaaaatgcgAAAAGTTTCAAGCAAAGTTTTGGACACAAAGGCTGAGACGGAGGAAaaagaggaggtggagcatgatgatgatgatgaagatgctGATAGagcagatgaagatgatgaagaggaggagatgcCAGAGTCTCACTAA
- the march1 gene encoding uncharacterized protein march1 isoform X2, which produces MPVQQITVVPARETAGNGKSASRSKEKNEGRKAPGHSGSRSSNISKVSNTASRASTTPSAQDICSSGQPTRLDDISESRKPSKHKPNPSAMTVTGTAQAQKKKRRHRRKRSSCSTFDCVDLSGKQEQSDRSLSSDRSELGEKRERSFRNRKELPPRLRRSGAPQSDSSTEDEAGREARSWSKEKARRARRRSVSSRERDAAGGRGAGQDKGEAMELQSVDSDEEKENQPLVEDSGGLKKRHSTRGSAKSPVSRNQRSRSREGEKKGCRSRSSRDSSSLAEDGEQLITKRYQERGSGDGDMSVPTPQNHCRAGEGHGATAGPGSDDSELEVCRICHCEGDEDCPLITPCRCTGSLSFVHQSCLNQWIKSSDTRCCELCKFDFIMETRLKPLSKWEKLHMTKSERRKIFCSVLFHLIAIVCMLWSVYILVKRTTDEIRLGKNGVLEWPFWTKLIVVAIGFMGGLIFMYIQCKVYLQLWRRLKAFNRIITVQNCPEKNLHHPLRPGPAPCPTGSTELWRFPSLRLRLRLWLPLRFRTWTRTCPWRLRWRQTQTPSELSSCMPDLHALLCSERQAREQDVIQDSGGTFYSAAAITGL; this is translated from the exons GGAAGGAAAGCTCCTGGGCACTCTGGCAGTCGGTCCAGCAACATTTCCAAG GTCAGCAACACAGCTTCAAGAGCATCAACGACCCCGTCTGCTCAGGACATCTGCAG CTCTGGCCAGCCGACCCGCTTAGATGATATTTCTGAGTCCCGCAAGCCCAGCAAGCACAAACCCAATCCCTCTGCCATGACAGTCACCGGCACGGCCCAGgcccagaagaagaagagacgGCACCGCCGCAAGAGGAGCAGCTGCTCCACCTTCGACTGCGTGGACCTGAGCGGCAAACAGGAGCAGAGCGACCGCAGCCTCAGCTCCGACCGCAGCGAGCTGGGCGAGAAGCGGGAGCGCTCCTTCAGAAACCGCAAGGAGCTTCCTCCCCGCCTCAGGCGCTCTGGCGCGCCGCAGTCCGACTCCTCCACCGAGGATGAGGCTGGGCGGGAAGCCCGCAGCTGGAGCAAAGAGAAAGCCAGACGAGCGCGGCGCCGCAGCGTCAGCAGCCGAGAGAGGGACGCCGCAGGCGGCCGCGGAGCCGGGCAGGACAAGGGCGAGGCCATGGAGCTGCAGTCGGTGGACTCGGACGAGGAGAAGGAGAACCAGCCCCTGGTGGAGGACAGCGGCGGTCTCAAGAAGCGGCACAGCACCAGGGGCTCAGCGAAGAGCCCCGTCTCCCGGAACCAAAGGTCCCGAAGCAGAGAAGGGGAGAAGAAGGGCTGCCGGTCCCGGAGCTCCAGAGACAGCTCCTCGCTGGCGGAGGACGGCGAGCAACTGATCACCAAGAGATACCAGGAGAGGGGCTCAGGAGACGGGGACATGTCGGTGCCCACCCCCCAGAACCACTGCAGGGCCGGGGAGGGTCACGGGGCCACAGCCGGACCCGGTTCAGACGACTCTGAGCTGGAGGTCTGCAG GATCTGCCACTGTGAGGGGGACGAGGACTGTCCACTGATCACGCCCTGCCGCTGCACCGGCAGCCTGAGCTTCGTTCACCAGAGCTGCCTCAACCAGTGGATCAAGTCGTCCGACACGCGCTGCTGTGAGCTCTGCAAGTTTGACTTCATCATGGAAACCAGGCTCAAACCTCTGAGCAAG TGGGAGAAGCTGCACATGACGAAGAGCGAGAGGAGGAAGATCTTCTGTTCGGTTTTGTTTCACCTCATAGCTATAGTGTGTATGTTGTGGTCTGTCTACATTCTGGTCAAGAGAACCACGGACGAGATCCGACTGGGGAAGAACG GTGTGCTGGAGTGGCCCTTCTGGACCAAGCTGATTGTGGTGGCCATCGGCTTCATGGGCGGCCTCATCTTCATGTACATCCAGTGCAAAGTCTACCTGCAGCTGTGGCGCCGCCTCAAGGCCTTCAACCGCATCATCACGGTGCAGAACTGCCCGGAGAAGAACCTGCACCACCCCCTCAGGCCCGGCCCGGCGCCATGTCCAACGGGAAGCACGGAGCTGTGGAGGTTCCCATCGCTCCGGCTTCGGCTTCGGCTCTGGCTCCCGCTCCGGTTCAGGACATGGACTCGGACTTGTCCGTGGAGGCTGCGGTGGCGCCAGACCCAAACCCCGTCTGAGCTCTCCTCCTGCATGCCGGACCTGCATGCTCTGCTCTGTTCAGAGAGGCAGGCGAGAGAGCAAGACGTGATTCAAGACTCAGGTGGTACTTTCTACTCAGCTGCAGCGATAACTGGTCTTTGA